In Methylomagnum ishizawai, one DNA window encodes the following:
- a CDS encoding phosphorylase family protein translates to MKTPSVRRKPPPTPIGILAALPDEAQSLRRLKPGCGRLVQTSDGHPLIASGAGPDPARRAALRLVQQGVSGLMSWGCAGALVAGLQPGQLVIPQTLLGADGETFAPDSAWHERFAWAMDKKLGIHTDLLAESADVVATAEAKQALRAATQAVAVDMESVAVARVAREHGLPFLAVRAIADHSALDMPKAVTFALNRRGEVRLLWLLAYALAHPGQVPQLVALGRAFESALQALRTAKAHSGMNFCFPTQNPDF, encoded by the coding sequence ATGAAAACCCCTTCCGTCCGACGCAAACCCCCGCCAACCCCCATCGGCATCCTGGCCGCCCTACCCGACGAGGCCCAGAGCCTCCGCCGTCTCAAACCCGGCTGTGGCCGCTTGGTGCAAACCAGCGACGGCCATCCCTTGATCGCCTCCGGGGCCGGTCCCGACCCCGCCCGCCGCGCCGCCCTCCGCCTGGTGCAACAAGGCGTTTCCGGGCTGATGAGCTGGGGCTGCGCCGGAGCGCTGGTGGCGGGGCTGCAACCGGGGCAGTTGGTGATTCCCCAAACCCTGCTGGGGGCGGATGGCGAAACCTTCGCGCCCGATTCCGCTTGGCACGAGCGCTTCGCCTGGGCCATGGACAAAAAGCTCGGCATCCACACCGACCTCCTGGCCGAAAGCGCCGACGTGGTCGCCACCGCCGAAGCCAAGCAAGCGCTACGCGCCGCCACCCAGGCCGTGGCGGTGGACATGGAAAGCGTGGCGGTGGCGCGGGTGGCGCGGGAACACGGCCTGCCGTTCCTGGCGGTGCGCGCCATCGCCGACCACTCGGCCCTGGATATGCCCAAGGCCGTGACCTTCGCCCTGAACCGGCGCGGCGAGGTCCGTTTGTTGTGGCTGCTGGCCTACGCCCTGGCCCATCCCGGCCAAGTCCCGCAACTGGTGGCCTTAGGCCGGGCCTTCGAATCCGCCTTGCAGGCGCTCCGCACCGCCAAGGCCCATTCCGGTATGAATTTTTGTTTTCCGACCCAGAACCCGGATTTTTAA
- a CDS encoding MMPL family transporter yields the protein MTKIASRCLLRLIHGWETHVMSHPWLVILFFVAACGLSLWYTARNLSVNTDTADMIATDVPFQRNRIRLETAFPQDVNTILLLVEGQTPEDTQSAVARIGGALRADTADFSAVYVPDDGEFFARNGLLYLSPQELETLAAQLAQAQPFIGRIAEDNTLRGLFGIVGQALTEGGQHDLDLDIKPLLDKIRAAVAAGQPYRVSWQQLMSSRNSGLGITKRFIIATPVLNFSEIQPAEKAIAAVDHIIANTTRGELASVVVHKTGEVVLEHEEMQTIGLGMGGAGLASLVLVSLTLWFAYRSFKLMFATTLTLTMGLIFSLGFATAAIGQLNLISIGFAVLFIGMGDAYSSHFCLRYRELILRGQSDREALHGTLTSTGSSLVLSAITAALGLFAFIPTKYSGVAELGVIAGTSMFIALATTFTVLPALMRVMPIHPKPKPKPKPETAPARKKTPAFSSNWPLRYAKQVRIVTIALGLGALWLVFQVQVDFNPLNLRDQNTESVKTFKYLLQSQDTTPMTLASLAPDAEAALARKARFERLPTVDRVMSLFDLVPEDQEEKLAILSDLVLVMGPQLANFTGPKPGGATLAAVEQFQRAVRERLATSGDDGVLGPLDRALDTFRAKLEAAPTPAERQALLDRLQSSLLDPLPPVIASLRKSLDAQAITLDTLPQDLVERWISADGLYRLQIFPKKDLNDLDNLREFILDAQKVDPDVTDLPVTYLESMNEVIVAFQQAFAIAFILTTVILLIVLRNLKDTLLVLLPLLLASLFTAAMTVLVGVPFNFANIIALPLLFGLGVDSGIHMAHRLHYLRSSEDNLLSSSEARGVLYGSLTTVFSFSSLAFTHHAGTASMGLLLAIGLLLTLVCALVVLPAFSTLRQPRAH from the coding sequence ATGACCAAAATCGCTTCCCGTTGCCTGCTCCGCTTGATCCACGGCTGGGAAACCCATGTCATGAGCCACCCCTGGCTGGTGATTTTGTTCTTCGTGGCCGCTTGCGGGTTGAGCCTGTGGTACACCGCGCGGAACCTCTCGGTCAACACCGATACCGCCGACATGATCGCCACCGACGTGCCGTTCCAGAGGAACCGCATCCGTTTGGAAACCGCCTTCCCGCAGGATGTGAATACCATCCTCCTGCTGGTTGAGGGCCAGACGCCGGAGGACACCCAGTCCGCCGTGGCACGGATCGGCGGCGCGTTGCGGGCCGACACCGCCGATTTCTCGGCGGTCTACGTGCCAGACGACGGCGAGTTCTTCGCCCGCAACGGCCTTTTGTACCTGAGTCCCCAAGAGCTTGAGACCCTCGCCGCCCAACTCGCCCAGGCCCAGCCCTTCATCGGGCGTATCGCCGAGGACAACACCTTGCGGGGCTTGTTCGGCATCGTCGGCCAAGCCCTGACCGAGGGCGGCCAGCACGACCTCGACCTGGATATCAAGCCGCTATTGGACAAAATCCGCGCGGCGGTGGCGGCGGGCCAACCCTACCGGGTGTCCTGGCAGCAATTGATGAGCAGCCGCAACTCGGGATTGGGCATCACCAAGCGCTTCATCATCGCCACGCCGGTCCTGAATTTCTCGGAGATACAGCCCGCCGAGAAGGCCATCGCCGCCGTCGATCACATCATCGCCAACACCACGCGGGGCGAACTCGCCAGCGTGGTGGTGCATAAAACCGGCGAGGTGGTGCTGGAACACGAGGAAATGCAGACCATCGGCCTCGGCATGGGCGGCGCGGGCTTGGCGTCCTTGGTGCTGGTCAGCCTGACGCTGTGGTTCGCCTACCGCTCGTTCAAGCTGATGTTCGCCACCACGCTGACCCTGACCATGGGCCTGATTTTCTCGCTGGGTTTCGCCACCGCCGCCATCGGCCAATTGAACCTCATCTCCATCGGTTTCGCCGTACTGTTCATCGGCATGGGCGACGCCTATTCCTCGCATTTCTGCCTGCGCTACCGGGAATTGATCCTGCGCGGCCAGTCCGACCGCGAAGCCCTGCACGGCACCCTGACCTCGACCGGCTCGTCCCTGGTGTTGAGCGCCATCACCGCGGCGCTGGGCTTGTTCGCCTTCATCCCAACCAAGTATTCCGGGGTGGCGGAACTCGGGGTCATCGCCGGGACCAGCATGTTCATCGCGCTGGCGACCACCTTCACCGTGTTGCCGGCCTTGATGCGGGTCATGCCCATCCACCCCAAGCCCAAGCCCAAGCCCAAGCCCGAAACCGCCCCGGCCCGCAAGAAAACCCCGGCCTTTTCCTCGAACTGGCCTTTGCGCTATGCCAAGCAAGTACGGATCGTGACGATTGCCCTGGGACTCGGGGCGTTGTGGCTGGTATTCCAAGTCCAGGTGGATTTCAATCCTTTGAACCTCCGGGACCAAAACACCGAATCGGTCAAGACCTTCAAATACCTACTGCAATCGCAGGACACCACGCCGATGACGCTGGCGTCCTTGGCCCCGGACGCCGAGGCAGCCCTGGCCCGCAAAGCCCGCTTCGAGCGCCTGCCCACGGTGGACCGGGTGATGAGCCTGTTCGATCTAGTGCCGGAGGATCAGGAAGAGAAGTTGGCGATCCTGTCCGACCTCGTCCTGGTCATGGGGCCACAGTTGGCAAACTTCACCGGACCCAAACCGGGCGGGGCCACGCTGGCGGCGGTGGAACAATTCCAACGCGCCGTGCGGGAACGGCTGGCCACGAGCGGGGACGATGGCGTACTCGGTCCCTTGGATCGGGCGCTCGACACCTTCCGCGCCAAGCTAGAAGCCGCGCCCACGCCCGCAGAACGCCAAGCCTTGCTGGACCGGCTGCAAAGCAGTCTCCTCGACCCGCTGCCGCCGGTCATCGCCAGCCTGCGCAAGAGCCTGGACGCCCAAGCCATCACCCTGGACACCCTACCCCAGGATTTGGTGGAACGCTGGATCAGCGCCGACGGACTCTACCGCTTGCAAATCTTCCCCAAAAAGGACTTGAACGATCTCGACAACCTGCGTGAATTCATCCTGGACGCGCAAAAGGTCGATCCCGATGTCACCGACCTACCCGTGACCTATCTGGAATCGATGAACGAGGTCATCGTCGCCTTCCAGCAGGCGTTCGCCATCGCCTTCATCCTGACCACGGTCATCCTCCTGATCGTGCTGCGGAACCTCAAAGACACCTTGCTGGTGTTGCTGCCCTTGCTATTGGCCTCGCTGTTCACCGCCGCCATGACGGTGCTGGTGGGCGTGCCGTTCAATTTCGCCAATATCATCGCCCTCCCTTTGCTGTTCGGGCTGGGCGTGGACAGCGGCATCCACATGGCCCACCGCCTGCACTATCTCCGCTCCAGCGAGGACAACCTGTTGAGCAGTAGCGAGGCGCGGGGCGTCTTGTATGGCTCGCTGACCACGGTGTTCAGTTTTTCCAGCCTCGCCTTCACCCACCACGCGGGCACCGCCAGCATGGGTTTGTTGCTGGCCATCGGCTTGTTACTGACCCTGGTGTGCGCCCTGGTGGTCTTGCCCGCGTTCAGCACGCTGCGCCAGCCGCGCGCCCATTGA
- a CDS encoding aspartate aminotransferase family protein, with protein MSSYIKDLLQTHPGKNFDLHDAHLNTQMVRVLKTIGYDRVYTRASGPYLYDSQENEYLDLLSGFGVFALGRNHPEVVQALRDVLDAELPDLVQMDVSLLSGLLAEALLKHCPPKLSKMFFCNSGAEANEAAIKFARYTTRREKIVYCEHGFHGLTLGALSLNGEEVFREGFGPLLPGCVAVPFDNLPALENALKNQDVAAFIFEPIQGKGVNIPSDNYLPEAAKLCQKYGTLFVADEVQTGMGRTGKFWAVEHWGVEPDMILMAKALSGGFVPVGAVAMTARIMDAVFNRMDRAVVHGSTFSKNNMAMAAGLATLKVIEEEKLVENAAKIGGEIVDGIRAMIPKYDFLKQVRGKGLMIAVEFGSPDGLLRKAAFAGLEAANKGLFSQTITIPLFKNHRILSQVAGHGMNVVKFLPPLVVTEKDRDWILRAMDQVIGDTQEVGGAIKDLGKNLISHALKQKAGA; from the coding sequence ATGTCCAGCTACATCAAGGATTTACTGCAAACCCATCCCGGCAAGAACTTCGACTTGCACGACGCCCACCTCAACACCCAGATGGTGCGGGTGCTGAAGACCATCGGCTACGACCGGGTCTACACCCGTGCCAGCGGTCCCTATCTCTACGACAGCCAGGAGAATGAATACCTGGACCTTTTGAGCGGTTTCGGCGTGTTTGCCCTAGGCCGCAACCACCCGGAAGTGGTGCAGGCGCTCCGGGACGTGCTGGACGCCGAATTGCCGGACCTGGTGCAAATGGACGTGTCGCTGCTGAGCGGCCTGTTGGCCGAAGCCCTGCTGAAACACTGCCCGCCCAAGCTGAGCAAGATGTTCTTCTGCAACTCCGGCGCGGAAGCCAACGAAGCGGCGATCAAATTCGCCCGCTACACCACCCGGCGCGAGAAGATCGTCTATTGCGAGCATGGTTTCCACGGCCTGACCCTCGGTGCCTTGTCCTTGAACGGCGAAGAGGTGTTCCGCGAAGGCTTCGGACCCTTGCTGCCGGGCTGTGTGGCGGTACCGTTCGACAACCTGCCCGCGCTGGAAAACGCCCTGAAAAACCAGGACGTGGCGGCCTTCATCTTCGAGCCGATCCAGGGCAAGGGCGTGAACATCCCCTCCGACAACTACCTGCCCGAAGCCGCCAAGCTCTGCCAGAAATACGGCACCCTGTTCGTGGCCGACGAAGTGCAGACCGGCATGGGCCGCACCGGGAAATTCTGGGCGGTCGAGCATTGGGGCGTGGAACCCGACATGATCCTGATGGCGAAGGCGCTGTCGGGCGGTTTCGTGCCGGTGGGCGCGGTGGCGATGACGGCGCGGATCATGGACGCGGTGTTCAACCGCATGGACCGCGCCGTGGTGCATGGCTCGACCTTCTCCAAGAACAATATGGCGATGGCGGCGGGCCTCGCCACGCTCAAGGTGATCGAAGAGGAAAAGCTGGTGGAGAACGCCGCCAAGATCGGCGGCGAGATCGTGGACGGCATCCGCGCCATGATCCCGAAATACGATTTCCTGAAACAGGTGCGCGGCAAGGGGCTGATGATCGCGGTGGAATTCGGCTCGCCCGACGGCCTGCTCCGCAAAGCCGCCTTCGCCGGGCTGGAAGCCGCCAACAAGGGGCTGTTCAGCCAGACCATCACCATCCCGCTATTCAAGAATCACCGGATACTCAGCCAGGTGGCGGGCCATGGGATGAACGTGGTCAAGTTCCTGCCGCCCTTGGTCGTGACTGAAAAAGATCGGGATTGGATACTCCGGGCCATGGACCAAGTCATCGGCGATACCCAGGAAGTGGGCGGGGCGATCAAGGATTTGGGCAAGAATCTGATTAGCCATGCGTTGAAGCAGAAGGCGGGGGCTTGA
- a CDS encoding copper resistance CopC family protein — protein MPHHHKTLPTLALAALLGLSSAHTAHAHAVVTESSLTQEPIKPHHAATVALFFNSNVELKLSRVFLVSAGDVYHPVEISKGKKPGELHIKLPALDPGDYAIKYKVFAADGHLTENAIRFHVAE, from the coding sequence ATGCCACACCACCACAAAACCCTCCCCACCCTAGCCCTGGCCGCCCTCCTCGGTTTATCCAGCGCCCATACCGCCCACGCCCACGCCGTGGTCACCGAATCCTCGCTAACCCAGGAACCCATCAAGCCGCATCATGCCGCCACCGTGGCCCTGTTCTTCAATTCCAACGTGGAACTGAAACTGTCGCGGGTGTTCCTGGTCAGCGCGGGCGATGTCTACCACCCGGTGGAAATCTCCAAGGGCAAGAAGCCCGGCGAACTCCATATCAAGCTCCCCGCGCTCGACCCCGGCGACTACGCCATCAAGTACAAGGTGTTCGCCGCCGACGGCCATCTCACGGAAAACGCCATCCGCTTCCACGTCGCGGAATAA
- a CDS encoding copper resistance D family protein, translated as MYMQGLANFIDDFLGGLILIGYALVVGSLLWSIVILKVWSPQPAAGPAIVRRAAWVLRFGAIALAAMQGSKLLIKGMVLWGVLGELPVDAYVGTVQFQAGLMRFLLALGIAYLAGQLLLRPTERRLWDYLALCTAPLVIAGAWLVHAVGRFEMREPLMLMTLLHQFAAAIWFGGVAQLLALWHLGRHESEAKALWPSAIVRFGGLGVAAVVLLVATGLPLALAFVASWQGLFGTGYGSLVLTKIFLLGVALCFAFINHRAGQRWKEQGDSDTVNRKVPYYIEAEAFVLVGVLFIAATLSSQPPSEDIAGNPELTAKISEVAQMFTPRLPKIHSPSHEALLAGEAGRVAVVNKVPSVAATEWSDYNHNVAGLFLTTMGLMAMLSYIRGPVFQWANYWPIGFVGLSIFLFFRSDAETWPLGPIGFWESTFSNGEVFQHRIATLLAFVLGVLELRARTQHGDPRMRYMFPVLCAFGGILLLTHAHAEFELKSEFLIQSTHTTMGLLAVLMASGRWLELRLAPTQGETYTEGSIAGFIGIVAMFLIGNIMMFYREPLF; from the coding sequence ATGTACATGCAAGGTTTGGCCAATTTCATCGACGACTTCCTGGGCGGGCTCATCCTCATCGGCTACGCGCTGGTGGTCGGTAGCCTCCTCTGGAGCATCGTCATCCTCAAGGTCTGGTCGCCCCAGCCCGCCGCCGGCCCGGCCATCGTCCGCCGCGCTGCCTGGGTACTGCGCTTCGGGGCCATCGCCCTCGCCGCCATGCAAGGCAGCAAACTGCTCATCAAGGGCATGGTGCTATGGGGCGTGCTGGGGGAGTTGCCGGTCGATGCCTACGTGGGCACGGTGCAATTCCAGGCGGGACTGATGCGCTTCCTGCTCGCGCTGGGCATCGCCTATCTAGCCGGGCAATTGCTGTTGAGGCCGACCGAGCGGCGGCTGTGGGATTACCTCGCGCTCTGCACCGCGCCCCTGGTCATCGCCGGGGCTTGGCTGGTCCACGCGGTCGGGCGGTTCGAGATGCGCGAACCCCTGATGCTGATGACCCTCTTGCACCAGTTCGCCGCCGCCATCTGGTTCGGCGGGGTGGCGCAGTTGTTGGCGCTGTGGCATCTGGGCCGGCACGAATCCGAAGCCAAAGCCCTGTGGCCCAGTGCCATCGTGCGTTTCGGGGGCTTGGGCGTGGCGGCGGTGGTGTTGCTGGTGGCGACCGGATTACCCTTGGCCCTGGCCTTCGTGGCGTCCTGGCAAGGCTTGTTCGGGACGGGCTATGGCAGTTTGGTGTTGACCAAGATTTTCCTGCTGGGCGTGGCGCTGTGCTTCGCCTTCATCAACCACCGGGCGGGCCAACGCTGGAAAGAACAAGGCGACAGCGACACCGTCAACCGCAAAGTGCCGTACTACATCGAGGCCGAAGCCTTCGTGCTGGTCGGCGTGCTGTTCATCGCCGCCACCCTATCCTCGCAACCGCCGTCGGAGGATATCGCGGGCAATCCCGAACTCACCGCCAAAATCTCGGAAGTGGCGCAGATGTTCACCCCGCGGCTCCCCAAAATCCACTCGCCCAGCCACGAGGCGCTATTGGCCGGAGAAGCGGGCCGGGTCGCCGTGGTCAACAAAGTGCCCTCGGTCGCCGCCACCGAATGGTCGGACTACAACCACAACGTGGCCGGACTGTTCCTCACCACCATGGGCCTGATGGCGATGCTGTCCTACATCCGGGGGCCGGTTTTCCAATGGGCGAATTACTGGCCCATCGGCTTCGTGGGGCTGAGCATCTTCCTGTTCTTCCGCAGCGACGCCGAGACCTGGCCGCTCGGCCCCATCGGTTTCTGGGAAAGCACCTTCAGCAATGGCGAGGTGTTCCAGCACCGCATCGCCACCTTGTTGGCCTTCGTGCTGGGCGTGTTGGAACTGCGCGCCCGCACCCAGCACGGCGATCCCAGGATGCGTTACATGTTCCCGGTCCTGTGCGCGTTCGGCGGCATCCTGCTCCTGACCCACGCCCATGCCGAATTCGAGTTGAAGAGCGAATTCCTGATCCAGTCCACCCACACCACCATGGGCCTATTGGCCGTATTGATGGCGAGCGGGCGCTGGCTGGAACTGCGCCTCGCCCCGACGCAAGGCGAGACCTACACCGAAGGTAGCATCGCCGGTTTCATCGGCATCGTGGCGATGTTTCTGATCGGCAATATCATGATGTTCTACCGGGAGCCGCTGTTCTAA
- a CDS encoding glycosyl hydrolase encodes MPNRRKPYLALLLCLSLDAYADPKPQVPEVRETIAIDTRQISHEFLGFGTQIWTTEFTPKGQQALTDLAIDYVRLSASPGLNTPDDPVPVDSSPEEMDRYISRQFAKNPTLLPKTKATFDFLDNRQIQTVMLIWTAPKVWQPKDNQLLPQYLDDYARVWGSTLNYLDSHGIRPALIELINEPEGHWGTYIPPDEYNTLVKLVRKEIDRRGFTQIGIVGPGVGGQAGKQWLSPLDNEARHAIQTWSTHIYESKQSTAAQTLSPFIAATHNMQPPKPVYVTEYSTKNTVFDDFATRANNDPAVAGLVKASYSDPYAVEVFQNTLALINGGANALFYWELGDHSWGINKDWGMIDRQGNPKPVYFALKTLYPRIPDHASVIQPQWQTHAITLSALKAQGKLIVAVANNTRAKVTATLKLSPPPPPGKLGYVSFEGGAATQKNTAQSGQNRQIEIKLNPQSTLTLDIPY; translated from the coding sequence ATGCCGAACCGCCGCAAACCCTATCTGGCGCTCTTGTTGTGCCTGAGCCTCGATGCCTACGCCGACCCGAAACCGCAAGTCCCGGAGGTCCGGGAAACCATCGCCATCGATACCCGGCAGATTTCCCACGAGTTCCTGGGTTTCGGCACCCAAATCTGGACCACCGAATTCACCCCCAAAGGCCAGCAGGCTTTGACCGATCTCGCTATCGATTATGTCAGACTCTCCGCCTCGCCGGGCTTGAATACCCCGGACGATCCCGTCCCGGTGGATAGCAGCCCGGAAGAAATGGATCGATATATCTCCCGGCAATTCGCCAAGAATCCCACCCTATTGCCCAAAACCAAGGCCACCTTCGATTTCCTCGATAACCGACAGATACAAACCGTGATGCTGATCTGGACGGCCCCCAAGGTTTGGCAGCCCAAGGACAACCAATTGCTCCCGCAATATCTGGATGACTATGCCAGGGTCTGGGGTTCGACCTTGAATTATCTCGACAGCCACGGTATCCGGCCCGCCTTGATCGAACTCATCAATGAACCGGAAGGCCATTGGGGCACCTATATCCCTCCCGACGAATATAACACCCTGGTCAAACTGGTGAGGAAGGAAATCGACCGGCGCGGCTTCACTCAAATCGGCATTGTCGGCCCCGGTGTCGGGGGACAGGCGGGCAAACAATGGTTATCCCCCTTGGACAACGAGGCCAGGCACGCCATCCAGACGTGGTCGACCCATATCTACGAAAGCAAACAAAGTACCGCCGCGCAAACCCTGTCGCCTTTTATCGCCGCCACCCATAATATGCAGCCGCCAAAGCCGGTCTATGTCACCGAATATTCGACCAAGAATACCGTGTTCGATGATTTCGCCACCCGTGCGAACAATGATCCGGCGGTGGCCGGGCTGGTCAAGGCGTCCTATTCCGACCCCTATGCCGTGGAGGTTTTTCAAAATACCTTGGCCTTGATCAATGGCGGTGCCAACGCCCTGTTTTATTGGGAATTGGGAGACCATAGCTGGGGCATCAACAAAGACTGGGGGATGATAGACCGCCAGGGCAATCCAAAGCCGGTATATTTCGCCCTTAAAACCCTATATCCCCGGATACCGGACCATGCCTCGGTCATCCAACCACAATGGCAAACCCATGCCATTACGCTCAGTGCGTTGAAGGCCCAAGGCAAGCTGATTGTCGCGGTCGCCAACAATACCCGCGCCAAGGTGACCGCCACACTGAAGCTATCGCCCCCGCCCCCGCCTGGGAAACTCGGCTACGTTTCTTTCGAGGGCGGCGCGGCGACCCAGAAAAACACCGCCCAGTCAGGACAAAACCGGCAAATCGAGATTAAACTTAACCCCCAAAGCACGCTTACCTTGGATATTCCCTACTAA
- a CDS encoding sulfite oxidase heme-binding subunit YedZ translates to MAPPARAPTQPTMTPPPSPRPHRLRTALFLLGLIPALRLAVGVRTGGLGADPVATITATTGLWSLNLLFASLAITPLHRLTGWHGLVRARRMLGLFAFFYACLHGAAYLVFEQFFDWAGMLADIAKRPFLAAGGLGFALMLPLAATSTDGMVRRLGGRSWRRLHRLAYLCALVAVLHYLWLVKRDITLPGLYALALCALLAARMARPRRSHGPARSRSIPRKPAPLHIGTDENTGQGDQ, encoded by the coding sequence ATGGCTCCACCGGCCCGCGCCCCCACCCAACCGACCATGACGCCCCCGCCTTCCCCACGCCCGCACCGGCTCCGCACCGCCCTGTTCCTGCTTGGCCTGATCCCGGCGCTCCGCTTGGCGGTAGGCGTCCGCACCGGCGGCCTGGGGGCCGATCCGGTCGCCACCATCACCGCCACCACCGGCCTTTGGTCCCTCAACCTGCTGTTCGCCAGCCTCGCCATCACCCCGCTGCATAGGCTCACCGGCTGGCACGGCCTGGTCCGCGCGCGGCGGATGCTGGGGTTGTTCGCGTTCTTCTACGCCTGCCTGCACGGCGCGGCCTATCTGGTGTTCGAGCAATTCTTCGATTGGGCCGGGATGCTGGCCGATATCGCCAAGCGGCCCTTCCTTGCGGCGGGCGGCCTAGGCTTCGCCTTGATGCTACCGCTGGCGGCGACCTCGACCGATGGCATGGTACGGCGGTTGGGGGGACGATCTTGGCGGCGGCTGCACCGGCTGGCCTATCTTTGCGCCCTGGTGGCGGTGTTGCATTACCTATGGCTGGTGAAGCGCGATATCACCTTGCCGGGGCTTTATGCCTTGGCCTTATGCGCCTTGCTGGCGGCGCGGATGGCCCGGCCCCGGCGCAGCCACGGCCCGGCCCGGTCCCGGTCAATCCCCCGAAAACCAGCGCCCCTGCACATAGGCACCGATGAAAATACCGGCCAGGGCGATCAATAA
- a CDS encoding DUF6691 family protein: MRAVSLGVVLGCGALFGLGLAVSGMVKPEVVLDFLLFRDLGLLLVLGGAVAVALAFYQLAPRLLQKPLLEPEFGRHPSRPGARTWIGAALFGAGWGLCGVCPGPAIAGLGVGNMPLLIALAGIFIGAYVQGRWFSGD, from the coding sequence ATGAGGGCGGTGTCGTTGGGCGTGGTGTTGGGATGCGGGGCTTTGTTCGGCCTGGGTTTGGCGGTGTCGGGCATGGTCAAGCCGGAGGTGGTGCTGGATTTCCTGTTGTTCCGGGATTTGGGCCTGCTCTTGGTGTTGGGCGGCGCGGTGGCCGTGGCGCTGGCGTTTTATCAGCTCGCGCCGCGCCTGTTGCAAAAACCGCTGTTGGAACCGGAGTTCGGTCGGCATCCTTCCCGGCCCGGTGCCAGGACTTGGATCGGCGCGGCCTTGTTCGGGGCGGGTTGGGGCTTGTGCGGGGTGTGTCCCGGTCCCGCCATCGCGGGTTTGGGGGTGGGTAACATGCCGTTATTGATCGCCCTGGCCGGTATTTTCATCGGTGCCTATGTGCAGGGGCGCTGGTTTTCGGGGGATTGA
- a CDS encoding YeeE/YedE family protein, which produces MIDPFFPRGMSHYLWGGLAIGGAIGLLYLATGRVGGMSTLFSAAWSYVSRRSYFQGEHLRDSRVWRLVYAAGLILGALAYLAATGEPFSTGVAAWRLFVGGGLIGFGARLANGCTAGHGICGLAALQWPSLVAVLVFLGTAIAVAQVFHGLGVVP; this is translated from the coding sequence ATGATCGATCCGTTTTTTCCCCGCGGGATGTCGCATTACCTGTGGGGCGGTCTCGCGATTGGCGGTGCCATCGGGCTGCTTTATCTCGCCACCGGCCGGGTGGGCGGGATGAGCACGCTGTTCAGCGCCGCTTGGTCCTATGTTTCGCGCCGATCTTATTTCCAGGGCGAACACCTACGGGATAGCCGGGTTTGGCGCTTGGTCTATGCCGCCGGTTTGATCCTGGGGGCGCTGGCTTATCTGGCCGCTACCGGCGAGCCGTTTTCCACGGGCGTGGCGGCGTGGCGCTTGTTTGTCGGCGGTGGCTTGATCGGCTTCGGGGCGCGGTTGGCCAATGGGTGCACGGCGGGGCATGGCATTTGCGGGCTGGCTGCTTTGCAATGGCCGTCCTTGGTGGCGGTGTTGGTGTTCCTGGGCACGGCCATCGCCGTGGCCCAGGTGTTCCACGGTTTGGGGGTGGTTCCATGA